One Rosa chinensis cultivar Old Blush chromosome 5, RchiOBHm-V2, whole genome shotgun sequence genomic region harbors:
- the LOC112204009 gene encoding cyclin-dependent protein kinase inhibitor SMR9, translating to MAPSGRTRASRPKTARKARRTIFKKPVVVKPKQKIQKTPPPPNSPSKSSSLISGGLPQTESIDFEAVVHHDVSATSSPCSTPKAQRYRIPQIVSCPPAPKKQRVNSNCLFRRSPIAFFAPPDLELFFYFANRGISV from the coding sequence ATGGCTCCCTCTGGAAGAACAAGAGCAAGCAGGCCTAAGACAGCAAGAAAGGCAAGAAGAACCATTTTCAAGAAGCCAGTAGTTGTCAAGCCAAAGCAAAAGATTCAAAAGACGCCTCCTCCTCCGAATTCACCTTCCAAGTCCTCCTCCTTGATCTCCGGTGGCCTTCCGCAGACCGAAAGCATAGATTTCGAGGCTGTTGTTCATCATGATGTCTCTGCAACTTCTAGCCCTTGCTCCACACCAAAAGCTCAGAGATATCGGATACCCCAGATTGTGTCATGTCCTCCAGCACCCAAGAAGCAAAGAGTGAATTCAAATTGCTTGTTTCGGAGATCTCCAATCGCCTTCTTCGCTCCACCGGATTTGGAGCTCTTCTTCTACTTCGCAAATCGCGGTATTTCAGTTTAA
- the LOC112204011 gene encoding cytochrome c oxidase subunit 5b-1, mitochondrial-like, whose amino-acid sequence MDMVISRRSFSDDIVPGTKHDDAIRLHPQDMQKSDSGSSDSLDSLFGDKDAISALEEAPAIVKSYYDKRIVGCLGDEGGTSHIGLIFLTVHKGFCCSLGQ is encoded by the exons ATGGACATGGTCATATCCCGCCGTTCGTTCTCCGACGACATCGTTCCGGGCACTAAG CATGATGATGCAATAAGATTGCATCCACAG GATATGCAGAAATCAGATTCTGGGTCATCAGATTCCCTTGATAGCTTATTTGGTGACAAAGATGCAATCAGTGCTCTGGAG GAAGCACCTGCTATAGTCAAGTCCTACTATGACAAAAGAATAGTTGGATGCCTTGGTGATGAAGGAG GTACTTCTCATATTGGTCTCATATTTTTAACAGTGCATAAGGGGTTCTGTTGTTCTCTTGGACAGTGA